Proteins found in one Nostoc sp. NIES-3756 genomic segment:
- a CDS encoding MetQ/NlpA family ABC transporter substrate-binding protein, with product MNTRRFFLTALGSLTASLIVASCNQQSAQTPTNNTQTISQKEQKEVIKVGVTGIVSQDILKFVNKNLAEKEGLEIQVVTFNDWIQPNTALRDQVIDANFFQHKPFMNNAVKELKINLVPLNTIYLNTLGLFSKKIKSVNEIPQNATVTIANDVINNDRGLRLLAANGLIKLKENAPQFVTQRDIAANPKNLRIKEVEGVQVVRAINDVDFIVSSAQTVALAGIEPNSMGKETAKDKKYALALVTLQGKENEPKIQKLNQLLVHPSVKEFINNEYKGRLIPVF from the coding sequence ATGAATACACGCCGCTTTTTCCTAACAGCTTTAGGCTCTCTTACTGCCTCTTTAATCGTTGCTAGTTGTAACCAGCAATCTGCTCAAACTCCCACTAACAATACACAAACCATTAGCCAGAAGGAGCAAAAAGAAGTCATTAAAGTTGGGGTAACTGGTATAGTTTCTCAAGATATTTTAAAATTTGTCAATAAGAATCTAGCTGAAAAAGAAGGCTTAGAAATTCAAGTTGTCACTTTTAACGATTGGATACAACCCAATACAGCTTTGCGCGATCAAGTAATAGATGCTAATTTTTTTCAGCACAAACCTTTCATGAATAATGCTGTTAAGGAACTCAAAATAAACTTAGTCCCATTGAATACTATTTATTTAAACACATTAGGACTTTTTTCTAAAAAAATTAAGTCAGTTAATGAAATTCCCCAAAATGCAACTGTAACTATTGCTAATGATGTGATTAATAATGACCGAGGGTTACGCTTATTAGCAGCTAATGGTTTAATTAAATTAAAAGAAAATGCTCCACAATTTGTTACTCAAAGAGATATTGCAGCTAACCCGAAAAATTTGCGAATCAAAGAGGTAGAGGGTGTACAAGTTGTTCGTGCTATTAATGATGTAGATTTTATCGTGTCTTCGGCTCAAACTGTGGCACTTGCAGGTATAGAACCTAATTCTATGGGCAAAGAAACAGCTAAGGATAAGAAATATGCTCTAGCATTAGTCACATTACAGGGCAAAGAAAACGAACCTAAGATTCAAAAGTTAAACCAGTTACTTGTTCATCCCAGTGTTAAAGAGTTTATCAATAATGAATACAAGGGAAGACTCATACCCGTTTTCTAG
- a CDS encoding bifunctional serine/threonine-protein kinase/formylglycine-generating enzyme family protein, with protein sequence MLTSGVILRKRYEIIYILGSGGFGDTYLAVDLDLPYQPKCVVKHLKPNSDPGVLQIVRRLFDSEAQVLYRLGNDSDQIPRLFAHFEEQSEFYLVQEFVDGADLSKEITPGKKLTEQEVTKLLQEILEILAVVHRKNIIHRDIKPQNIMRRHQDNKIVLIDFGAVKEINTMMVNSQSQTSVSVVIGTHGYMPSEQAVGQPKLCSDVYAVGMLAIYALTGIQPHELPKDPTNGEVIWLNWAKVSKKLADVLTKMISYHFRDRYLSAEEALQALNPPQRRQAPSRISNTPSPVLKRRQAPPRISNTPSPVSANNLKSFQFETVTVDAKGNITNRRNLKAKYFVEDLGNGITLEMVQIPGGTFTMGSPEGEKYRQTDESPQHQVTVPGFFMGRYAVTQAQYQAIMGTNPSRFKGEKRPVEKVSWDDAVEFCKRLSQKTGKTYRLPSEAEWEYACRAGTTTPFYFGETITTDLVNYHGSYPYGAAPKGEYRLQTTDVGKFPPNSFGLYDMCGNTWEWCQDLYNESYQGAPTDGSTWLSGKDNNIKLLRGGSLYVFAVHCRSAYRHRDAITNLRDNVGFRVVAVA encoded by the coding sequence ATGCTAACGTCTGGTGTCATTCTGCGTAAACGTTATGAAATCATCTATATCCTGGGCAGTGGCGGATTTGGCGACACCTATTTAGCAGTAGATTTAGACCTACCCTATCAACCCAAGTGCGTAGTCAAACACCTCAAACCAAACTCCGACCCAGGTGTACTACAAATAGTTAGAAGATTATTTGACAGCGAAGCCCAAGTTTTATATCGGTTAGGCAATGATAGCGACCAAATACCCAGACTATTTGCCCACTTTGAAGAACAAAGCGAATTTTATCTAGTCCAAGAATTTGTAGATGGGGCAGACTTAAGTAAAGAAATCACTCCAGGTAAAAAGTTAACTGAGCAAGAAGTCACCAAGCTATTACAAGAAATCCTAGAAATATTAGCAGTAGTTCATAGAAAGAACATCATCCACCGCGACATTAAACCGCAGAATATTATGCGCCGCCATCAAGACAACAAAATAGTCCTGATTGACTTTGGTGCAGTTAAAGAAATTAATACCATGATGGTAAATAGCCAAAGTCAAACCAGTGTTAGCGTTGTGATTGGCACACATGGTTATATGCCAAGTGAACAAGCAGTTGGACAACCGAAATTATGCAGTGATGTCTATGCGGTAGGGATGTTAGCAATTTATGCTTTGACAGGTATCCAACCCCACGAACTACCAAAAGATCCTACTAATGGCGAGGTAATTTGGCTCAATTGGGCAAAGGTCAGCAAAAAATTGGCAGATGTTTTAACTAAGATGATCAGTTATCACTTTCGAGACAGATATCTTTCAGCAGAGGAAGCGTTACAAGCACTCAACCCACCACAACGAAGACAAGCGCCATCAAGAATTTCTAATACGCCTTCTCCTGTTTTAAAACGAAGACAAGCGCCACCAAGAATTTCTAATACGCCTTCTCCTGTTTCCGCCAATAACTTAAAAAGCTTTCAATTTGAAACGGTGACGGTAGATGCAAAAGGAAATATTACTAACCGCCGTAACCTGAAAGCAAAATATTTTGTCGAAGACTTAGGGAATGGTATCACCTTGGAAATGGTGCAGATACCAGGGGGAACATTTACTATGGGTTCACCGGAAGGGGAGAAATATAGACAAACAGATGAAAGTCCTCAGCATCAGGTGACAGTTCCCGGTTTCTTCATGGGGAGATATGCAGTTACCCAAGCACAGTATCAAGCAATTATGGGGACAAATCCTTCTAGATTCAAAGGTGAAAAGCGACCTGTAGAAAAGGTAAGTTGGGATGATGCGGTGGAGTTTTGCAAAAGATTGAGTCAGAAGACAGGAAAAACCTACAGGTTGCCCAGCGAAGCCGAATGGGAATATGCTTGTCGTGCAGGAACAACCACACCGTTTTATTTTGGCGAAACCATCACCACAGATTTAGTCAACTATCACGGTAGTTATCCCTATGGTGCTGCACCCAAAGGTGAATACCGTTTGCAAACAACAGATGTAGGAAAATTTCCGCCAAACTCTTTTGGTTTATACGATATGTGTGGTAATACATGGGAATGGTGTCAAGATTTATATAATGAGAGTTACCAAGGCGCGCCAACAGATGGTAGTACGTGGCTAAGTGGTAAAGATAATAACATAAAGCTGCTGCGTGGCGGTAGTTTGTACGTCTTCGCTGTTCATTGCCGTTCTGCCTATCGCCATAGAGATGCTATCACGAATCTTAGAGACAACGTTGGGTTTCGTGTGGTGGCTGTGGCGTGA